A section of the Bryobacteraceae bacterium genome encodes:
- a CDS encoding DNA-binding response regulator — MSARILIIEDEPGLVMTLADMLTAEGYRVEAAQDGPGGLRKALDGRYDLIILDVMLPGMNGFEVCRHLRRQGRDTPVLMLTARGQVADRVAGLKLGADDYLAKPFAPEELSARIEALLRRGNKDHARQLARFEFGDVAVDFEHGVATKAGRPVPLAGKELQLLRYLVERRGQTVSREELLQSVWEYSSGVTSRTVDVHIAWLRQKLEDSPQSPRWIQTVRGVGYRFVP; from the coding sequence ATGAGCGCGCGGATCCTCATCATTGAAGACGAGCCCGGCCTGGTCATGACACTCGCCGACATGCTGACCGCCGAGGGCTACCGGGTGGAGGCGGCGCAGGACGGGCCGGGCGGCCTGCGCAAGGCGCTCGATGGCCGCTACGACCTGATCATTCTTGACGTGATGCTGCCCGGCATGAACGGCTTCGAGGTCTGCCGCCACCTGCGGCGCCAGGGACGGGACACCCCGGTGCTGATGCTGACGGCGCGCGGCCAGGTGGCCGACCGCGTCGCAGGCCTGAAACTGGGCGCCGACGACTATCTGGCCAAGCCCTTTGCTCCCGAGGAGCTGTCGGCGCGGATCGAGGCGCTGCTGCGCCGGGGGAATAAGGACCATGCCAGGCAGCTCGCGCGTTTCGAATTCGGCGACGTGGCCGTGGACTTCGAGCACGGCGTGGCGACCAAGGCGGGCCGGCCCGTGCCGCTTGCCGGGAAGGAGCTCCAGCTTTTGCGCTACCTGGTGGAGCGCCGCGGCCAGACTGTGTCACGGGAAGAGCTGTTGCAGAGCGTGTGGGAATACTCCAGCGGCGTCACGTCGCGCACCGTGGACGTCCACATCGCCTGGCTGCGGCAGAAACTGGAGGATTCGCCGCAGTCGCCGCGCTGGATCCAGACGGTGCGCGGCGTGGGCTACCGGTTCGTGCCCTAG
- a CDS encoding NAD-dependent dehydratase, translated as MKILVTGARGFVGSHLVPHLQAQGHELTGLDMGHGDLAREMPQAPPAEVVIHLAARSSVAESWQDPAAFYRANVLGTVHVLEFCRRHRARMILVSSYVYGRPRYLPVDEDHPIEAFHPYGHSKILAEEAARYYAKAFHVPLAIVRPFNLYGPGQRAEFLIPTLIRQVVDPARDCVEVMDARPRRDFLFIADFVDLLGQLAATDSQGIYNAGSGASAGIGELVRLLCELAGVDKPLVDLGRQRPEEVLDMYASVERARRDLGWMPRTSLREGLALTLAASRPEAG; from the coding sequence TTGAAAATCCTCGTCACTGGCGCGCGCGGCTTCGTCGGATCCCATCTGGTTCCCCATCTCCAGGCGCAGGGGCATGAGTTGACCGGTCTCGACATGGGACACGGAGACCTCGCCCGCGAAATGCCTCAGGCGCCGCCGGCCGAAGTGGTCATTCACCTGGCCGCGCGCTCCTCGGTAGCCGAAAGCTGGCAGGATCCGGCGGCCTTTTACCGGGCGAACGTGCTGGGCACGGTCCATGTGCTCGAGTTCTGCCGCCGGCACCGCGCGCGGATGATTCTGGTCAGCTCCTACGTCTACGGGCGGCCGCGGTATCTGCCGGTGGATGAAGATCACCCGATCGAGGCCTTCCACCCCTACGGTCACAGCAAGATCCTCGCGGAAGAGGCTGCACGTTACTACGCGAAGGCTTTCCATGTACCGCTGGCGATCGTGCGGCCCTTCAATCTTTACGGTCCGGGGCAGCGGGCCGAGTTTCTCATCCCCACGTTGATCCGCCAGGTGGTGGATCCCGCCAGGGACTGCGTGGAAGTCATGGATGCGCGCCCCCGCCGCGATTTTCTCTTCATCGCCGATTTCGTGGATCTGCTCGGGCAGCTGGCCGCAACCGACAGCCAGGGAATTTACAACGCGGGCAGCGGCGCCTCGGCGGGCATCGGCGAACTCGTCCGGCTTCTTTGTGAACTGGCGGGCGTCGACAAGCCGCTCGTGGACCTGGGCAGGCAGCGTCCCGAAGAAGTGCTGGACATGTACGCCAGCGTGGAGCGCGCCCGGCGCGATCTGGGCTGGATGCCACGGACAAGCCTGCGGGAAGGGCTCGCGCTGACGCTGGCCGCCAGCAGGCCGGAGGCCGGCTAG
- a CDS encoding nucleoside-diphosphate-sugar pyrophosphorylase, producing the protein MSDRAVILAGGQGARLRPYTVVLPKPLMPVCEYPVLEVVVRQLVRHGFRRITLAVNHQAELIRAFFGEGSRWGVQIDYSLEDRPLSTMGPLRLIPDLPEHFLVMNGDVLTDLDFRAFLGEHILARRSFTIAASRRVHVIDYGVLEADSAGRLTGFHEKPSSTYLVSMGVYAVSRRALEFIPANTSYGFDHLMRDMLAAGEPVHVHEHPGYWRDIGRPDDYVQAVEEFEGPIKQVLLP; encoded by the coding sequence ATGTCTGACCGCGCCGTCATCCTTGCCGGCGGCCAGGGCGCGCGGCTGCGTCCGTACACGGTAGTGTTGCCCAAGCCGCTGATGCCGGTGTGCGAGTACCCGGTGCTCGAGGTCGTCGTCCGGCAATTGGTCCGGCACGGGTTCCGCCGCATCACGCTGGCGGTGAACCATCAGGCGGAGCTGATCCGCGCCTTTTTCGGCGAGGGCAGCCGCTGGGGCGTGCAGATCGACTATTCGCTGGAAGACCGGCCGCTCAGCACGATGGGTCCGCTCCGGCTGATCCCTGACCTGCCCGAACATTTCCTGGTGATGAACGGCGACGTGCTCACCGACCTCGATTTCCGCGCCTTCCTCGGCGAGCACATTCTTGCGAGGCGTTCCTTCACGATCGCCGCCAGCCGCCGCGTTCACGTCATCGACTACGGCGTGCTGGAGGCGGACTCCGCGGGCCGCCTCACCGGCTTCCACGAAAAGCCCTCTTCGACGTACCTGGTCAGCATGGGCGTCTACGCGGTGAGCCGGCGCGCGCTGGAGTTCATCCCCGCCAACACCAGCTATGGATTCGACCACCTTATGCGCGACATGCTCGCCGCCGGGGAACCGGTCCATGTACACGAACATCCCGGCTACTGGCGCGATATCGGGCGGCCGGACGACTACGTGCAGGCCGTCGAGGAGTTCGAGGGCCCGATCAAGCAGGTGCTGCTGCCTTGA
- a CDS encoding NAD-dependent dehydratase, producing MNWQGKRVVVTGADGFIGSHLVEQLVAAGAEVTALALYNSFNHWGWLEDVPCLESVKVITGDIRDPHLCKELLEGAEVVFHLAALIPIPYSYRAPASYVETNVQGTLNLCQAARRHGLERFVHTSTSEVYGTARFVPIDESHPLCGQSPYAASKIGADAIALSFYYSFGLPVTVARPFNTFGPRQSARAVIPTIITQIAAGCSRVRLGDATTTRDFTFVEDTCRGLMAVAGAENGCGEVFNIGTGREISIAELHRLIARLMGREAELEQDPERLRPEKSEVRRLLCDASRLMRATGWAPALTLEQGLERTIAWFSDAANLRRYKPEIYNV from the coding sequence ATGAACTGGCAGGGCAAGCGCGTGGTGGTCACCGGGGCCGACGGGTTCATCGGCTCGCACCTGGTGGAGCAACTCGTCGCGGCCGGAGCCGAAGTGACGGCGCTCGCGCTGTACAACTCGTTCAACCACTGGGGCTGGCTGGAAGACGTCCCCTGTCTTGAGTCGGTGAAGGTGATCACCGGCGACATCCGCGATCCGCACCTCTGCAAGGAGCTGCTCGAGGGCGCTGAAGTGGTCTTCCATTTGGCAGCGCTGATCCCCATCCCATACAGCTATCGCGCGCCCGCCAGCTATGTGGAGACCAACGTTCAGGGGACGCTGAACCTCTGCCAGGCGGCGCGCCGCCATGGGCTGGAGCGATTCGTGCACACATCGACCAGCGAGGTCTACGGCACGGCGCGTTTTGTGCCGATTGACGAGTCGCATCCACTCTGCGGCCAGTCGCCTTATGCCGCCAGCAAGATCGGCGCGGACGCCATCGCCTTGAGCTTTTACTATTCGTTCGGCCTCCCGGTCACCGTGGCGCGCCCGTTCAATACCTTCGGGCCGCGTCAGTCGGCGCGCGCGGTCATCCCGACGATCATCACGCAGATCGCCGCTGGCTGCAGCCGCGTGCGGCTGGGGGACGCCACTACGACGCGTGACTTCACGTTCGTTGAAGACACCTGCCGCGGTCTGATGGCCGTGGCCGGAGCCGAGAACGGCTGCGGGGAAGTCTTCAACATCGGCACCGGCCGGGAGATCAGCATCGCCGAGCTGCACCGGCTCATTGCACGGCTGATGGGCCGCGAGGCCGAGCTCGAGCAGGACCCGGAGCGGCTGCGCCCGGAGAAAAGCGAAGTGCGGCGCCTGCTGTGCGATGCGTCCAGGCTGATGAGAGCTACCGGGTGGGCGCCCGCCCTCACGCTGGAGCAGGGGCTGGAACGGACCATCGCCTGGTTTTCCGATGCGGCCAACCTGCGCCGTTACAAGCCGGAGATCTACAATGTCTGA
- a CDS encoding acetoin utilization protein, producing MQSGDTERKAETVRTAFVFDHACLLHQPPPEHPESPERLRALHAHLEREGLLARTTAAEPREATDDDLHLCHTRAYINIVRKDIARRAALLSTGDTHLSPHADSSARRAAGAAMAAVDAVLSGRARNAFAAVRPPGHHATLNRGMGFCLYNNVAIAARHARRSWGVDRILIVDWDVHHGNGTQDIFYDDPSVFFFSTHQAPWYPGTGWPDETGNGPAQGTTMNCPFPAGAGRREILSAFRRRLVPAMEWFRPALVLVSAGFDSREGDPLGLFRLRDGDFAELTQIVLEIADRWAGGRLVSVLEGGYSLAGMPRAAAAHLEALTSGG from the coding sequence ATGCAGTCCGGGGACACGGAGCGCAAGGCCGAAACAGTGCGGACGGCTTTTGTTTTCGACCACGCCTGCCTGCTGCATCAGCCTCCGCCGGAACATCCCGAGTCGCCGGAGCGCCTGCGCGCCCTGCATGCGCATCTGGAGCGCGAGGGGCTGCTGGCCCGGACGACGGCGGCCGAGCCGCGGGAGGCCACTGACGACGACCTGCACCTGTGCCACACCCGCGCATACATCAACATCGTTCGGAAAGACATCGCGCGCCGCGCGGCCCTGCTGAGCACAGGCGACACGCACCTGAGCCCGCACGCCGACTCCAGCGCCCGCCGCGCCGCCGGCGCCGCCATGGCGGCCGTGGATGCGGTGCTTTCCGGCCGCGCGCGCAACGCCTTCGCCGCCGTGCGCCCGCCCGGCCACCACGCCACGCTGAACCGCGGCATGGGCTTCTGCCTGTACAACAACGTGGCCATCGCCGCGCGCCACGCCCGCCGCAGCTGGGGCGTCGACCGCATCCTCATCGTCGACTGGGACGTTCACCATGGCAACGGCACGCAGGACATCTTCTACGACGACCCAAGCGTGTTCTTCTTCAGCACGCACCAGGCGCCGTGGTATCCGGGTACGGGATGGCCAGACGAAACCGGCAATGGCCCGGCCCAAGGGACGACCATGAATTGCCCCTTCCCCGCCGGCGCCGGTCGTCGAGAGATCCTGAGCGCATTCCGCCGCAGGCTCGTGCCGGCGATGGAATGGTTCCGCCCGGCGCTGGTGCTGGTGTCGGCCGGATTCGATTCCCGGGAAGGCGATCCGCTCGGACTGTTCCGTCTCCGCGATGGCGACTTTGCAGAGCTGACGCAAATCGTGCTCGAGATCGCAGACCGTTGGGCCGGGGGCAGGCTGGTGAGCGTGCTGGAGGGCGGTTACTCGCTCGCTGGAATGCCCCGGGCCGCGGCAGCGCACCTCGAAGCGCTGACTTCGGGCGGATAA
- a CDS encoding ABC transporter substrate-binding protein: MHAGQQAADLVRQTLRNIRRNRLRSFLTLFGIAWGIASLVLMSSLSEGFRQGQRKNMSQIGDNIVFVFGGVTEEQAGGQRAGRRIRLRESDIELIRANCPAVAVVSAEHKTWDVPARSASNAGRFLTVGVNPEYLKLRNLPVAIGRTVSEADVREARRVAVLGASVRKQLFEHNPAPVGERIYINNYPFQVIGVMSEKEQNSSYDGWDNDKILIPHTTLLRDAPADRQVYAERRVHGFLYRPADVSKWEEAQRQVREILARAHGFSPTDKGALQIFDSIESAQMFDSIFNATEIFLGAVALVTLSLGGIGVMNTMMIAVAERTHEIGLKKALGATRRRILLDFFLEGGFLAVLSGAAGLVLTFLISGAVNSLPLPTMFAGLPIQWKTVALATLALGAVAVASALPPARRAARLTPVEALREER; the protein is encoded by the coding sequence ATGCACGCCGGCCAGCAGGCGGCGGATCTGGTGCGGCAGACGCTTCGTAACATCCGCCGCAACAGGCTCCGCAGCTTTCTCACGCTGTTCGGCATCGCCTGGGGGATCGCCTCGCTGGTGTTGATGTCGTCGCTGTCGGAGGGCTTCCGTCAGGGGCAGCGGAAGAACATGTCCCAGATCGGCGACAACATCGTGTTTGTGTTTGGCGGCGTCACCGAGGAGCAGGCGGGCGGGCAGCGGGCCGGCCGGCGCATCCGGCTGCGTGAGTCCGACATTGAACTGATCCGCGCCAATTGCCCGGCGGTGGCGGTGGTCTCGGCCGAGCACAAGACGTGGGACGTGCCGGCGCGCAGCGCCAGCAACGCCGGGCGCTTCCTCACCGTGGGCGTGAATCCCGAATACCTGAAGCTGCGCAACCTGCCGGTGGCGATCGGCCGCACCGTCTCTGAGGCGGACGTGCGCGAGGCGCGCCGCGTTGCCGTCCTCGGGGCCAGCGTCCGGAAGCAGCTCTTCGAGCACAACCCGGCGCCTGTTGGCGAGCGCATCTACATCAACAACTATCCGTTCCAAGTGATCGGCGTGATGAGCGAGAAGGAGCAGAACAGCTCCTACGACGGCTGGGACAACGACAAGATCCTGATCCCGCACACCACGCTGCTGCGCGACGCGCCGGCCGACCGGCAGGTTTACGCCGAGCGCCGCGTCCATGGTTTCCTCTACCGGCCCGCCGACGTTTCGAAGTGGGAGGAAGCGCAGCGCCAGGTGCGCGAGATACTGGCCCGCGCACATGGTTTTTCGCCGACCGACAAAGGCGCGCTCCAGATCTTCGACTCCATCGAGAGCGCACAGATGTTCGATTCGATTTTCAATGCGACGGAGATCTTCCTGGGCGCAGTGGCGCTGGTGACGCTGTCGCTCGGCGGCATTGGCGTGATGAACACGATGATGATCGCCGTGGCGGAGCGGACCCACGAAATCGGGCTCAAGAAAGCGCTGGGCGCGACACGGCGGCGCATTCTGCTCGACTTCTTTCTTGAGGGAGGTTTTCTTGCCGTGTTGAGCGGCGCTGCCGGGCTGGTGCTCACGTTCCTCATCTCCGGCGCCGTGAACTCGCTGCCGCTGCCGACGATGTTCGCCGGTCTCCCCATTCAGTGGAAGACGGTGGCTCTGGCGACTCTCGCCCTGGGAGCGGTGGCCGTCGCCTCCGCCCTTCCGCCGGCGCGCCGTGCGGCCCGGCTCACGCCGGTGGAAGCGCTCCGCGAGGAGAGGTGA
- a CDS encoding putative metabolite transport protein, producing MRFFDGVFTAPRWRALWAAQLGFLLDAMDVLLYVFALAALRADFGWNNAQAGLAASATLLASAAGGVAAGFVSDRIGRRRTLIYTILLYSLASAGTATSRSLGELVFWRALVGLGLGGEWSAGATLVAEWWPAEHRAKAASFMQSGWALGYMAAAGLTALILPRFGWRVLFLSGVLPALLTLYIRRHVEEPQVWREQRARARWDAIFRPPLRRFTVLATGLATSVLFAYWGVFTWLPGFLSLPAAEGGAGMGVVQTSGFVFAVQAGAFAGYLSFGALADRFGRRPAFAFYVVAAALLVPLYGMAPRHWPALLFWMGPLIGFFGTGFFSLFGAMLAELYPTAVRGAGQGFAYNFGRGLSALAPVVVGALADRHGVGAALAINAGFFLAAAALVFLLPETKSTDLSSVGGPRPGLSSPAR from the coding sequence TTGCGATTCTTCGACGGCGTCTTCACCGCGCCGCGCTGGCGCGCGCTCTGGGCGGCGCAGCTCGGATTCCTGCTGGACGCGATGGACGTGCTGCTCTACGTCTTCGCGCTGGCGGCGCTGCGCGCCGATTTCGGCTGGAACAATGCGCAGGCGGGCCTGGCCGCCTCGGCCACGCTGCTGGCGAGCGCCGCCGGCGGCGTGGCGGCGGGCTTCGTCTCCGACCGCATCGGCCGCCGGCGGACGCTGATCTACACGATTCTGCTGTACTCGTTGGCATCGGCCGGCACGGCCACTTCGCGTTCGCTCGGCGAACTGGTCTTCTGGCGCGCGCTCGTCGGTCTTGGCCTGGGCGGCGAGTGGAGCGCCGGTGCAACGCTGGTGGCGGAATGGTGGCCTGCGGAGCACCGCGCCAAGGCCGCCAGCTTCATGCAATCCGGCTGGGCGCTGGGCTACATGGCGGCGGCCGGACTGACGGCGCTCATCCTGCCGCGCTTCGGCTGGCGCGTGCTGTTTCTGTCAGGCGTGCTGCCCGCGCTGCTCACCCTGTACATCCGCCGCCATGTGGAAGAACCGCAGGTGTGGCGCGAGCAGCGGGCGCGGGCGCGCTGGGACGCAATCTTCCGCCCGCCGCTTCGGCGTTTCACCGTGCTCGCCACGGGGCTGGCCACCAGCGTCCTGTTCGCCTACTGGGGCGTGTTTACGTGGCTTCCCGGTTTCCTCTCGCTGCCCGCGGCAGAAGGCGGCGCGGGAATGGGCGTGGTACAAACCAGCGGATTTGTGTTCGCCGTGCAGGCGGGCGCGTTCGCCGGGTATCTCAGCTTCGGGGCGCTGGCGGACCGCTTCGGGCGGCGGCCGGCGTTCGCGTTCTATGTGGTGGCGGCGGCGCTGCTGGTGCCGCTGTATGGCATGGCGCCGCGCCACTGGCCCGCGTTGCTGTTCTGGATGGGGCCGCTGATCGGATTCTTCGGAACCGGCTTCTTCTCGCTGTTTGGCGCGATGCTCGCCGAATTGTATCCCACGGCCGTGCGCGGCGCGGGGCAGGGCTTCGCCTACAATTTCGGCCGTGGACTCTCGGCGCTCGCCCCTGTCGTGGTCGGCGCGCTGGCCGACCGTCACGGCGTGGGCGCGGCGCTGGCCATCAACGCCGGGTTCTTCCTGGCCGCGGCCGCGCTTGTGTTCCTCCTGCCCGAAACAAAAAGCACGGATCTTTCTTCGGTGGGCGGGCCGCGGCCCGGCCTCAGTTCGCCTGCGCGATGA
- a CDS encoding sugar:proton symporter, whose product MQESASWTAALTVVAGGVLHGSFALPMKRMAAWKWENTWLIYSISGLVVLPLLLALLTVPPFFEAVSSTSAATLALIVLCGVGWGAGSTLFGLAIDRVGMALTFAIVLGITSSLGSLLPLLIQNPAELFSRRGQILLAGLLLVVAGIILCSRAGALRERAQNPRAAAAKRGGAFTGLLICIASGVLSPALNFGFVFGEPLKQEAIRLGASADFAGNALWALALGGGFFVNAGYAVYLLGRNRSWAVYSSPEARGWYWAGAALMGLLWYTGVSIYGMGAAAMGPLGGVLGWPIFMSTVIIMANVWGAATGEWKGAGAQAMRLMWTGVAVLVAAIAVIAQAN is encoded by the coding sequence ATGCAGGAATCCGCAAGCTGGACCGCCGCGCTCACCGTGGTCGCCGGGGGAGTGCTCCATGGCAGTTTCGCACTGCCGATGAAGAGAATGGCCGCCTGGAAGTGGGAGAACACGTGGCTCATCTATTCGATCAGCGGCCTCGTTGTGCTGCCGCTGCTGCTGGCGCTGCTCACGGTGCCGCCCTTCTTCGAGGCGGTCTCTTCCACCAGCGCCGCAACGCTCGCCCTCATCGTGCTGTGCGGTGTGGGCTGGGGCGCGGGCTCGACGCTGTTCGGGCTCGCCATCGACCGCGTGGGCATGGCGTTGACCTTCGCGATTGTGCTGGGCATCACTTCAAGCCTCGGATCGCTGCTGCCGCTGCTGATACAGAATCCGGCGGAATTGTTCTCGCGGCGCGGACAGATCCTGCTGGCCGGACTCTTGCTGGTCGTCGCCGGCATCATCCTTTGCTCCAGAGCCGGGGCGCTGCGCGAGCGGGCGCAGAACCCCCGGGCGGCCGCGGCGAAGCGCGGCGGCGCCTTCACGGGGCTGCTGATCTGCATCGCCTCCGGCGTGCTGTCGCCGGCGCTGAATTTCGGTTTCGTTTTCGGCGAGCCGCTCAAGCAGGAGGCCATCCGCCTGGGCGCCAGCGCGGACTTCGCCGGCAACGCCCTCTGGGCGCTCGCGCTGGGCGGCGGGTTCTTCGTCAATGCCGGTTACGCCGTGTATCTGCTCGGCAGGAACCGTAGCTGGGCCGTCTACTCGAGCCCGGAGGCGCGCGGCTGGTACTGGGCGGGTGCGGCGCTGATGGGGCTGCTGTGGTACACGGGCGTCAGCATTTACGGGATGGGCGCGGCGGCGATGGGGCCGCTTGGCGGCGTGCTCGGCTGGCCCATCTTCATGAGCACGGTGATCATCATGGCCAACGTCTGGGGCGCGGCGACAGGCGAATGGAAAGGCGCGGGCGCGCAGGCCATGCGCCTGATGTGGACGGGCGTCGCGGTCCTCGTCGCCGCCATCGCCGTCATCGCGCAGGCGAACTGA
- a CDS encoding thymidylate synthase, producing MPPEKLAYALARYSRSPDSIRESVEWVRAHDSSKFLESFYFQYGHASIADLGHLALSFEGISELAAIEIEDEPLWDGQARSSRYQDFARGGFVTPPEAAGEAAETYVAAARALLDAYRRVHARMVEHLREKLRRPESMRPEAYERNIAARAFDVARYLLFLGVPTGVGQVTSIRTLERQIRRWRASAYAELREIGDEAAAACARPPDVVWFEGEAHEPLAPTLAKYVDADPYPAAAWRAVSEWAQQNLGPWSGAEPGPVRLTRVEEPLAGIAATLLYSVTAWPFEPLYETVRSWSRARQMEVLEAALGPRGRRDELLRAFRSAPYAFDLRIDIGAYRDLHRHRRCHQTRQEWTWGHGFDTPDAIREARLEEEYRGALEAARQAAARLPERASHYLLPFATRGRFLFQMDFAEAEYIIRLRSGVKGHFSYRRAAWEMKREMERVEPELGRLIEATPPWVEDPLVR from the coding sequence ATGCCGCCCGAAAAGCTCGCCTACGCGCTGGCGCGTTACAGCCGCTCGCCGGACTCGATCCGCGAGTCCGTGGAGTGGGTCCGCGCGCACGATTCTTCGAAATTTCTGGAAAGCTTCTATTTCCAGTACGGCCACGCCTCCATCGCCGACCTGGGCCACCTGGCGCTGAGCTTTGAAGGCATCAGCGAACTGGCCGCCATCGAGATCGAAGACGAGCCTCTCTGGGACGGCCAGGCGCGCTCGTCGCGCTACCAGGACTTCGCGCGCGGCGGCTTCGTGACGCCGCCGGAGGCCGCCGGCGAGGCCGCAGAGACTTACGTGGCGGCGGCGCGGGCGCTGCTCGATGCCTACCGGCGCGTGCATGCGCGGATGGTAGAGCACCTGAGAGAGAAGCTGCGGCGGCCGGAGTCGATGCGTCCGGAGGCTTACGAACGCAACATCGCGGCGCGCGCCTTTGATGTGGCGCGCTATCTGCTGTTCCTTGGCGTGCCGACGGGGGTCGGGCAGGTGACCAGCATCCGGACGCTGGAACGGCAGATCCGCCGCTGGCGTGCGTCGGCTTATGCCGAGCTGCGCGAGATCGGCGATGAAGCGGCCGCTGCGTGCGCCCGCCCGCCGGACGTCGTCTGGTTTGAAGGCGAGGCGCACGAGCCGCTGGCGCCGACGCTCGCAAAGTATGTGGATGCGGACCCATACCCCGCTGCCGCATGGCGCGCCGTGTCCGAGTGGGCGCAGCAGAACCTTGGCCCGTGGAGCGGCGCCGAGCCGGGCCCGGTGCGGCTCACCCGGGTCGAAGAGCCGCTGGCAGGGATCGCTGCCACGCTGCTGTATTCGGTCACGGCGTGGCCTTTCGAGCCGCTGTATGAGACGGTGCGCTCCTGGAGCCGCGCGCGTCAGATGGAAGTGCTGGAAGCCGCCCTCGGCCCGCGCGGACGCCGCGATGAACTGCTGCGCGCCTTCCGCAGCGCGCCTTACGCCTTCGACCTGCGCATCGACATCGGCGCCTACCGCGACCTGCACCGGCACCGCCGCTGCCACCAGACGCGGCAGGAGTGGACGTGGGGGCACGGCTTTGACACGCCAGACGCCATCCGTGAAGCCCGGCTGGAAGAGGAATACCGCGGCGCGCTCGAAGCGGCGCGGCAGGCCGCCGCGCGCCTGCCGGAGCGGGCCTCGCACTACCTGCTGCCATTCGCCACGCGCGGGCGTTTCCTGTTCCAGATGGACTTCGCCGAGGCCGAATACATCATCCGCCTGCGCAGCGGCGTCAAGGGCCACTTCAGCTACCGGCGCGCGGCGTGGGAGATGAAGCGGGAGATGGAGCGCGTGGAGCCGGAGCTGGGACGGCTGATCGAGGCCACGCCGCCGTGGGTAGAGGACCCGCTGGTCCGCTGA
- the dut gene encoding deoxyuridine 5'-triphosphate nucleotidohydrolase — translation MRIRVNLLHPDAILPRYAHGPEEDAGMDLHAVEDVLLEPGVPALVPTGLAIELPPGLEAQIRPRSGLALRHAITLPNAPATIDPGYRGEIRVILLNLGRAPYWVRKGDRIAQMVIARYEAIEWEEAELSPSSRGAGGFGSSGR, via the coding sequence GTGCGCATCCGAGTGAACCTTCTGCACCCTGACGCCATCCTTCCCCGCTACGCGCACGGCCCGGAAGAAGACGCCGGGATGGATCTCCATGCGGTGGAGGACGTGCTGCTGGAGCCGGGCGTGCCCGCGCTGGTGCCGACCGGACTCGCCATCGAACTGCCGCCGGGCCTGGAGGCGCAGATCCGGCCGCGAAGCGGCCTGGCGCTGCGCCATGCCATTACGCTGCCCAACGCGCCGGCGACCATCGACCCCGGCTACCGCGGCGAGATCCGCGTCATCCTGCTCAATCTCGGGCGCGCCCCGTACTGGGTGCGCAAGGGCGACCGCATCGCCCAGATGGTCATCGCACGTTACGAGGCGATCGAGTGGGAAGAAGCCGAGCTGAGCCCGTCGAGTCGCGGCGCGGGCGGCTTCGGCAGCTCAGGCCGCTGA
- the crcB gene encoding putative fluoride ion transporter CrcB, producing MSYVWIAAGAALGGMLRYFLSGVAARLAGETFPWGTLLVNVTGCLFIGFFASLAGPEGRLIVPSNVRLFVMTGFCGGYTTFSTFSYETLRLLQDREWAYACWNIAASLLLCLAGVWAGYQAAMLLNQRH from the coding sequence GTGAGCTATGTGTGGATCGCCGCCGGCGCGGCCCTCGGCGGAATGTTGCGTTACTTCCTTTCCGGCGTGGCGGCGCGCCTCGCCGGAGAGACCTTCCCCTGGGGCACGCTGCTGGTGAACGTGACGGGCTGCCTGTTCATCGGCTTCTTCGCTTCGCTGGCCGGGCCCGAAGGCCGGCTGATCGTTCCGTCCAACGTGAGGCTGTTCGTGATGACGGGTTTCTGTGGCGGCTACACGACGTTCTCCACGTTCAGCTACGAGACGCTCCGCCTGCTTCAGGACAGGGAGTGGGCCTATGCGTGCTGGAACATCGCCGCCAGCCTGCTGCTGTGCCTGGCGGGCGTGTGGGCGGGTTATCAGGCGGCCATGCTGCTGAATCAGAGGCATTGA